A genomic stretch from Shewanella sediminis HAW-EB3 includes:
- a CDS encoding NarK family nitrate/nitrite MFS transporter, producing MSNEKFNLFSFSGKMKIMHLSWMAFFISFVVWFNAAPLMGVIAESLGLSNGQVKTLLILNVALTIPARVIIGMVTDKFGPRLTYSILLAVCSLPCFMFALGDSFEQLALARFLLGFIGAGFVVGIRMVSEWFPANELGTAEGIYGGWGNFGSAAAAFTLPVIAIFFGGENGWRYAIGLTGLLSLVFAFIYYFNVTDTPKGSTYFKPKKIGALEVTSKGDLLLLIIMKLPMYATLGLLGWKLSPSGINMLTQEAVNLIYAGLGVVLLIDLYQTYQINKHLFDGPVPEFERYAFKQVAVLNVLYFSTFGSELAVVSMLPLYFAETFELGLAQAGMLASTYAFMNLASRPGGGWISDRFGRKPTLMLLTAGLALGYLGMAQITSEWSLPLAVVMVMGCSFFVQSGEGAVFAAVPLIKRRLTGQIAGMTGAYGNVGAVFFLTVYSLVSTQAFFYVIAASAVLGLISLLFLTEPKGHISEVNDKGEVTLISVS from the coding sequence ATGAGTAATGAAAAATTTAACCTATTTTCCTTCTCCGGAAAGATGAAAATCATGCATCTGAGCTGGATGGCATTTTTTATCTCGTTTGTGGTTTGGTTTAATGCGGCGCCATTGATGGGTGTGATAGCCGAAAGTCTGGGTTTGAGCAATGGACAGGTAAAGACCTTATTGATCCTCAATGTGGCTTTAACCATTCCGGCGCGTGTGATAATCGGCATGGTGACGGATAAATTTGGCCCCAGACTCACCTATTCCATCTTATTGGCCGTCTGTAGTCTGCCCTGCTTTATGTTTGCACTGGGAGATAGCTTCGAGCAGTTGGCGTTAGCCCGGTTCCTGCTTGGATTTATCGGTGCGGGCTTCGTGGTTGGTATTCGCATGGTCAGCGAGTGGTTTCCGGCAAATGAGCTGGGTACCGCGGAAGGAATTTATGGTGGCTGGGGCAACTTCGGCTCTGCGGCCGCGGCCTTTACTCTACCTGTTATCGCCATCTTCTTTGGTGGTGAAAATGGTTGGCGATACGCCATAGGGCTCACGGGATTACTGAGCTTAGTGTTTGCCTTTATCTATTATTTTAATGTCACCGATACTCCTAAGGGCTCAACCTACTTCAAGCCTAAGAAAATCGGTGCTCTGGAGGTGACCAGTAAAGGTGACTTGCTCCTGCTGATCATAATGAAGCTGCCCATGTATGCCACGCTGGGCCTGCTGGGATGGAAGTTATCGCCCTCGGGTATCAATATGCTTACTCAGGAGGCGGTGAACCTGATTTACGCCGGCCTCGGTGTGGTGCTGCTGATAGACCTTTATCAAACTTATCAGATTAATAAGCACCTCTTCGATGGACCGGTACCTGAATTCGAGCGCTACGCCTTTAAGCAGGTTGCGGTACTTAATGTGCTCTATTTTTCGACCTTTGGGTCTGAGCTCGCCGTGGTCTCTATGTTGCCGCTCTATTTTGCCGAGACCTTCGAGCTTGGTCTGGCGCAAGCGGGGATGCTGGCCTCTACCTATGCCTTTATGAATTTGGCCTCTCGCCCGGGGGGCGGCTGGATTAGCGACCGTTTCGGCCGTAAACCTACTTTGATGCTCTTAACAGCAGGCTTGGCGCTGGGCTATTTAGGCATGGCTCAGATCACCAGCGAATGGTCATTACCCTTAGCCGTGGTAATGGTGATGGGATGCTCCTTCTTTGTGCAGAGTGGTGAGGGCGCCGTGTTTGCTGCCGTACCTCTGATAAAACGTCGCCTTACGGGGCAGATAGCCGGGATGACGGGGGCCTATGGTAACGTCGGCGCGGTATTTTTCTTAACGGTTTACTCTCTGGTATCGACTCAGGCATTTTTCTATGTCATTGCTGCGAGCGCCGTATTGGGGCTGATAAGCTTGCTGTTTTTGACTGAGCCCAAAGGGCATATATCCGAGGTGAACGATAAGGGAGAGGTGACCCTGATTAGTGTGAGTTAA
- the nirD gene encoding nitrite reductase small subunit NirD translates to MNWLAICEESALPVFGGIAAWVEGKAVAIFNLGEQGIFAMDNTDPATGVGVLSRGLICDLQGDIFVASPLHKQHYSLTNGQCMEDESLSVELYWIKCEQGKVLICTAIVGE, encoded by the coding sequence ATGAATTGGTTAGCTATTTGCGAAGAGAGTGCGCTGCCGGTGTTTGGCGGGATCGCAGCATGGGTAGAGGGTAAAGCCGTTGCCATTTTCAATCTGGGCGAGCAGGGCATATTTGCCATGGATAACACAGACCCTGCGACTGGCGTCGGCGTGCTGTCACGGGGCTTAATCTGCGATCTGCAGGGGGATATTTTTGTCGCTTCACCTCTGCATAAACAACATTACAGCTTAACAAACGGGCAGTGTATGGAAGATGAAAGCTTAAGTGTTGAGCTGTATTGGATCAAATGTGAACAGGGCAAGGTGTTAATCTGCACCGCAATTGTAGGGGAATAA
- a CDS encoding ANTAR domain-containing response regulator produces MRIFTLFDSTFCQGLESRGLTLANYLYALQPVLEVSVNSEPDEIIPLTSLRALESISLSPEGDQLLFFTASLTEKDICFLLRLLRFSAIPLIVNTAHWEDAGLARLLECGRVTFVPGELDHLRILSIIQLSRLRFSLATMQVNKVLALESSLEAQKLLAKAKAELQRHGLSESEAHKTLQRQAMEKGISIEKLVYQLS; encoded by the coding sequence ATGCGAATTTTCACTTTGTTCGATTCAACCTTTTGCCAAGGGCTTGAATCGCGTGGCCTGACACTGGCTAACTATCTGTATGCTTTGCAACCAGTTCTTGAGGTGAGTGTAAACAGTGAGCCTGATGAAATCATTCCACTGACTTCATTGCGAGCCTTGGAAAGTATCTCTCTTTCCCCTGAAGGTGATCAATTGCTGTTTTTCACAGCGAGTCTGACGGAGAAAGATATCTGTTTCTTACTCAGGTTGTTGCGTTTTTCCGCGATCCCTTTGATAGTGAACACTGCCCATTGGGAGGATGCGGGGCTGGCGAGATTACTCGAGTGCGGACGTGTTACTTTTGTTCCCGGAGAGCTGGACCACCTGAGAATATTGAGCATCATTCAGCTTTCCCGTCTGAGGTTTTCGCTTGCAACTATGCAGGTAAATAAAGTGTTGGCGCTCGAGTCATCTCTGGAAGCACAAAAGTTGTTGGCGAAGGCAAAAGCTGAGCTTCAGCGTCACGGCTTGAGTGAGTCAGAGGCACATAAGACCTTGCAGAGACAAGCTATGGAGAAGGGCATCTCCATAGAAAAACTCGTTTATCAGTTATCTTAA
- a CDS encoding bifunctional protein-serine/threonine kinase/phosphatase, whose amino-acid sequence MTASVPVKASLYDAALPLNGALSIAAGQYSCRGVKPRNEDAIGIRIPDGLMLTTKGAVTVICDGVSAAEAAEQASSISVSNFITDYYSTPDSWSVKKSSSQVITALNRWLFGLGQDYREAHRGYVCTFTSLIFKSCTVHLLHVGDSRAYRFRAGKFERLSRDHVTVLGSDKRYLARALGLDVKLDVDYRKLDMKVGDLYLLTTDGIHDVVNDMEIRSRITAFNRQWQRVSESVAPADSSHFDEFCRQLSHDAVTLGSTDNVSCQLLSIERLPTQNIDDLYQYLSALPFPPPLKEGMKLDGYLIEKILHQSQRSQVYLVTNEQGEWRCIKTPSVNYSDDAAYIERFMLESWIGHRINSPNVVKLLDRDRPKSSLYYVTEYLKGMPLSLWVDRNPNPSVQEVLVLLKQIEAGVRAFHRKETIHQDLKPDNILLTYEGQIKVIDFGSCHIKGIAEISTPLQRDIILGTADYSAPESVLGYRVTNSADLFSLAVIAFEMLTGQLPFKGKLAQCRSKRDYQKLRYIPCYELNPMIPLWMDPVIKQALSIDPDQRQGDTSEFLYELSQPINSMSKRAAKFDLSLSLLDRNPLRFWQGLTVFFGLTSLLLLLI is encoded by the coding sequence ATGACAGCATCGGTACCAGTAAAAGCCTCCTTATATGACGCTGCCTTGCCACTTAATGGAGCATTATCTATCGCAGCGGGTCAATATTCATGTCGAGGCGTGAAGCCGAGAAATGAAGATGCCATCGGGATCCGTATTCCCGATGGTTTGATGCTAACCACCAAAGGCGCCGTGACGGTTATCTGTGATGGTGTGAGTGCTGCAGAGGCCGCTGAGCAAGCCAGCTCGATCAGTGTGAGTAACTTTATCACCGATTACTATTCCACCCCCGACAGCTGGAGTGTAAAAAAATCCAGTTCACAGGTGATCACCGCATTGAATCGCTGGTTATTCGGTTTGGGACAAGATTATCGAGAGGCGCACCGGGGCTATGTCTGCACCTTTACCTCGCTCATCTTCAAGTCTTGCACCGTGCACCTGTTACATGTGGGAGATTCGAGAGCCTATCGCTTTCGAGCGGGAAAGTTTGAGAGATTGAGTCGCGATCACGTCACCGTGCTCGGCTCTGATAAGCGCTATTTGGCAAGGGCGTTGGGTTTAGATGTGAAACTCGATGTTGATTATAGAAAACTGGATATGAAGGTGGGCGATCTCTATTTGCTGACCACAGATGGTATTCATGATGTGGTCAATGATATGGAGATCAGATCCCGGATAACGGCTTTTAATCGACAATGGCAACGAGTGAGTGAGTCAGTTGCCCCTGCGGACTCGAGTCACTTCGATGAGTTTTGTCGGCAACTTAGTCATGATGCGGTCACACTTGGCAGCACGGATAATGTCAGCTGTCAGCTGCTCTCAATTGAACGCTTGCCGACTCAAAACATCGATGATCTCTATCAGTACCTCTCAGCATTGCCTTTTCCACCGCCATTGAAAGAGGGGATGAAGTTAGACGGCTACCTTATCGAGAAAATACTGCATCAGAGCCAGCGCAGTCAGGTCTATCTGGTGACTAACGAGCAGGGTGAATGGCGTTGTATCAAAACCCCTTCGGTGAATTACTCAGATGACGCCGCATACATAGAGCGTTTCATGCTGGAAAGTTGGATTGGACATAGGATCAATAGCCCCAACGTGGTCAAATTACTCGATAGGGACAGGCCGAAGTCTTCGCTCTACTATGTGACGGAATACCTTAAAGGTATGCCATTGAGCCTCTGGGTTGACCGCAACCCTAATCCATCGGTACAAGAGGTGTTGGTGTTATTAAAGCAGATAGAGGCTGGTGTCAGGGCATTTCATCGCAAGGAGACGATACATCAAGACCTTAAACCGGATAACATCTTATTGACCTATGAAGGCCAGATTAAAGTTATCGATTTTGGTTCCTGCCATATCAAGGGGATTGCCGAGATATCCACCCCATTGCAACGAGATATCATTCTTGGGACGGCCGATTACTCTGCACCGGAAAGTGTTTTGGGTTACAGAGTTACCAATAGTGCCGATCTTTTCTCTTTGGCGGTGATAGCCTTTGAGATGTTAACAGGACAGCTGCCATTCAAAGGAAAATTAGCTCAGTGTCGCAGCAAGCGTGATTACCAAAAATTACGTTACATTCCCTGTTATGAGCTCAACCCTATGATCCCGCTGTGGATGGATCCTGTGATAAAGCAAGCCTTGAGTATCGACCCCGACCAGAGACAAGGTGATACCAGTGAATTTTTATATGAGCTTAGTCAGCCCATCAATTCGATGAGTAAGAGGGCGGCTAAATTTGATCTGTCTTTGTCTCTGCTCGATAGAAATCCGCTTCGTTTCTGGCAAGGGTTAACGGTCTTTTTTGGTTTGACCAGCTTACTGCTGTTATTAATATAA
- the nirB gene encoding nitrite reductase large subunit NirB, with amino-acid sequence MGCIKTELNLKPKLLVIGNGMVGHHFIEQLCDQGLNEQFQVEVFGCENLPAYDRVQLSKYFETGSPEALMLASVDEYAKQGIMLHLGKEIVRLDTENRTVYSSDDEIWSYDKLVLATGSYPFVPPIQGKERPQCLVYRTIDDLEQISQAAQSANSGVVIGGGLLGLEAANALLTLGLETHVVEFAPQLMPVQLNDKAGELLCEKIQALGVSVHISKATTAIIDGEHARHRMTFNDDSYLETDLIVFSAGIRPQDTLARQSGIEVGERGGISVDNHCLTSAPDVYAIGECALWQQRIFGLVAPGYQMARVALSHIAAGISGSVATQFKGADMSTKLKLLGVDVASIGESRGFENAQYVELNDNQSGTYKKLWLDETGQYLKGAVLVGDASDYSLLLNQYLSGEKIETPAISLLQQDSDAPMTLNDDAIICSCHQVTKADIVERVVAGDHSLAAIKACTKAASGCGGCGALVQEIISQTMEAQGLETQKGICSHFEHDRQALFHLCQVDGISNFSNLIGKHGTADAAKLGLGCDICKPLAASIFASLENEYVLVVEHANLQDSNDAYLGNLQKDGSYSVVPRIAGGEITPDKLIALGEIAKRHDLYTKITGGQRIDLFGAALSDLPTIWQALIEQGFETGHAYGKSLRTVKSCVGSTWCRYGVQDSVGMAIELENRYKGLRAPHKIKFAVSGCTRECAEAQSKDIGVIATDKGWNLYVGGNGGMRPRHGDLFATDLSTSLLVQYIDRILIFYTRTASRLQRTSVWLESLEGGLDYLKSVIIDNSLGLADELEIQMQKVISTYQCEWKTSLESPEFLTRFSEFINPAQEPNADVEQYRYSRGQRFPVDAKGGAGIIPVMNIGLCTVDKDLDGLAVQVSSVALVEESAQKECEV; translated from the coding sequence ATGGGGTGTATAAAAACTGAGCTAAACCTAAAACCAAAATTACTCGTTATAGGTAATGGCATGGTCGGTCATCACTTTATCGAGCAACTGTGCGATCAAGGGCTGAATGAGCAGTTTCAGGTGGAGGTGTTTGGCTGTGAGAATCTCCCGGCCTATGACAGGGTTCAGCTGTCAAAGTACTTTGAGACAGGCAGCCCTGAGGCGTTGATGTTGGCCAGTGTGGATGAATATGCGAAGCAGGGAATAATGCTTCATCTGGGTAAAGAGATCGTTCGTCTGGACACCGAAAATCGAACGGTCTACAGCTCTGATGATGAGATTTGGAGTTATGACAAACTTGTACTCGCCACAGGATCCTACCCTTTCGTTCCGCCAATCCAAGGTAAAGAACGTCCACAATGTCTGGTTTACCGCACTATCGACGACCTCGAGCAGATAAGTCAGGCAGCGCAGAGTGCCAACTCCGGCGTGGTTATCGGTGGAGGTTTATTGGGTCTGGAGGCCGCGAATGCGCTGTTAACCCTGGGGTTAGAGACTCATGTCGTGGAGTTTGCGCCACAACTGATGCCCGTTCAACTCAATGATAAGGCGGGTGAGCTGCTGTGTGAAAAAATTCAGGCCCTGGGTGTGTCGGTGCACATCAGCAAGGCGACGACCGCCATCATTGACGGTGAACATGCCCGCCATCGAATGACGTTTAACGACGATAGTTACCTTGAAACGGATCTCATCGTCTTCTCTGCAGGCATTCGTCCGCAAGATACCTTAGCGCGCCAAAGTGGCATTGAAGTGGGTGAACGCGGTGGTATTAGTGTGGACAACCACTGCTTAACCTCTGCACCGGATGTGTATGCCATCGGCGAATGTGCACTCTGGCAGCAGCGCATTTTTGGCTTAGTGGCGCCGGGTTACCAGATGGCGAGAGTCGCGCTGTCCCATATAGCAGCGGGCATTTCAGGCTCAGTGGCAACTCAGTTTAAAGGCGCTGACATGAGCACTAAGCTTAAGCTTCTGGGCGTTGATGTGGCTTCAATCGGTGAGAGTCGTGGGTTTGAAAATGCACAATATGTGGAACTCAATGATAACCAAAGTGGTACCTACAAGAAGCTCTGGTTGGATGAAACAGGACAATACCTCAAAGGCGCCGTGCTCGTCGGCGATGCCAGTGATTATAGTCTGTTGTTAAACCAATATCTGTCCGGTGAAAAAATTGAAACGCCGGCGATATCACTGCTGCAGCAAGATAGTGATGCACCTATGACGTTAAATGATGATGCCATCATCTGCTCCTGTCATCAGGTGACCAAAGCGGACATCGTTGAGAGAGTCGTCGCAGGTGACCACAGCCTAGCGGCCATCAAGGCATGTACTAAGGCCGCATCGGGCTGCGGTGGCTGTGGTGCTTTGGTTCAAGAGATCATCAGCCAGACCATGGAGGCGCAGGGTTTAGAGACGCAAAAGGGCATATGCAGCCATTTCGAGCATGACAGGCAGGCACTGTTTCACCTGTGTCAGGTCGACGGCATCTCAAATTTCTCCAACCTGATCGGTAAACATGGAACGGCTGACGCTGCCAAGTTGGGTTTAGGGTGTGATATCTGTAAGCCGCTGGCGGCATCGATTTTCGCATCATTAGAAAACGAGTACGTCCTCGTTGTTGAACATGCCAACCTTCAAGACAGTAACGATGCTTATCTGGGTAACCTTCAAAAAGATGGCTCTTACTCTGTCGTGCCCAGAATTGCCGGTGGTGAGATCACCCCGGATAAGTTGATCGCTCTGGGGGAGATCGCCAAGCGCCATGATCTGTATACCAAGATCACCGGTGGACAACGTATCGATCTGTTCGGCGCCGCCCTGTCTGACCTGCCCACAATTTGGCAAGCATTGATAGAGCAAGGGTTTGAGACGGGCCACGCCTACGGTAAATCACTCAGAACGGTTAAATCCTGTGTAGGAAGTACCTGGTGTCGTTACGGAGTACAGGACTCAGTGGGTATGGCAATAGAGCTTGAGAATCGCTACAAGGGGCTGCGGGCACCCCATAAGATTAAGTTTGCCGTTTCCGGCTGCACTAGGGAGTGCGCCGAGGCGCAGAGTAAGGATATAGGGGTGATTGCAACGGACAAGGGGTGGAACCTTTATGTGGGCGGCAATGGGGGTATGCGTCCACGCCATGGTGATCTGTTTGCAACCGATCTATCAACCTCTCTGTTGGTGCAATACATAGACAGGATATTGATTTTTTATACAAGAACGGCCTCGAGACTGCAGCGCACCTCTGTTTGGCTTGAGTCTTTAGAGGGGGGATTAGATTACCTTAAGTCGGTGATCATCGATAACAGCTTGGGTTTAGCTGATGAACTTGAGATCCAGATGCAAAAGGTGATCTCGACCTATCAATGCGAGTGGAAAACCAGTCTGGAAAGCCCCGAATTTCTGACCCGATTTAGCGAATTTATTAACCCCGCGCAGGAACCCAATGCAGATGTAGAACAATACCGATATTCGAGAGGGCAACGCTTTCCCGTCGATGCAAAAGGGGGAGCGGGGATTATTCCTGTGATGAATATCGGTCTCTGCACCGTCGATAAAGATCTGGATGGTTTAGCCGTTCAAGTCAGCTCGGTAGCTCTTGTTGAAGAATCGGCCCAAAAGGAGTGTGAAGTATGA
- a CDS encoding LuxR C-terminal-related transcriptional regulator, with product MFKVTHWVVVSRSQLLCDLLETRWPQEFLIKLYSVRPESLECQLRETQSSLVIFDLASVDVQVAYQLQRHIEREHAGLKVVFIHFPKQVDIKFLINPSVTAGVFYNDLSLEVIGKELNNILRGRSYIPAELSVGSSDEEFNHEESESLTIREREVLQALLSGSTNVDIANQLFVSESTIKTHLYRAFRKIGVSSRGQAIAWAQTHLHEVHA from the coding sequence ATGTTCAAAGTTACCCATTGGGTTGTCGTTTCCCGTTCTCAACTTTTATGTGACCTACTCGAAACCCGCTGGCCCCAGGAATTTTTAATCAAATTGTATAGTGTCAGGCCCGAGTCGCTCGAGTGTCAGTTGAGAGAGACGCAATCATCCTTAGTCATTTTCGACCTTGCTTCGGTAGATGTGCAAGTCGCTTATCAACTGCAGCGACATATCGAACGTGAACACGCAGGATTAAAAGTCGTTTTTATTCATTTCCCGAAACAGGTCGATATTAAATTTTTAATTAACCCCTCGGTGACGGCGGGTGTTTTTTATAATGATCTCTCTCTCGAGGTTATTGGCAAGGAGTTAAACAATATCCTCAGGGGCAGGAGCTATATTCCTGCTGAGCTCAGCGTTGGCAGCAGTGACGAAGAGTTCAATCATGAAGAGAGTGAAAGTTTGACGATCCGAGAGCGAGAAGTGCTACAGGCGTTGCTCTCGGGCAGTACCAATGTGGATATTGCCAATCAACTCTTTGTTAGTGAAAGCACAATTAAGACTCATCTGTATCGAGCATTTAGAAAAATTGGTGTGTCCAGTAGGGGACAAGCTATTGCCTGGGCTCAGACCCACCTCCATGAGGTTCATGCTTGA
- a CDS encoding SRPBCC family protein — protein sequence MMGTCYNKIEIKSPIKTVWKTICDFHDMSWAPQVITSVAKVGDKNGDEVGAKRVLNELFHETLLSLDADAFTFSYSIDDGPGPVSSSAVNNYVGVVKLTESEQGTQVEWSSTYESENENEVADFCNPIYGALLAGLKDTLSSS from the coding sequence ATGATGGGAACTTGCTACAACAAAATAGAGATAAAATCCCCAATCAAAACAGTATGGAAAACGATCTGCGATTTTCATGATATGTCCTGGGCCCCACAGGTTATTACCTCAGTGGCTAAAGTTGGCGATAAAAATGGAGATGAAGTAGGCGCAAAAAGAGTGCTGAATGAGTTGTTTCATGAAACTTTACTCAGTCTCGATGCCGATGCATTTACTTTTTCTTACAGTATCGATGATGGACCAGGCCCAGTATCCAGCTCTGCGGTGAATAACTATGTCGGTGTTGTGAAACTCACCGAGTCCGAACAAGGCACGCAGGTTGAGTGGAGCTCGACCTACGAGTCTGAAAATGAAAATGAGGTCGCCGATTTCTGTAACCCTATTTATGGGGCGCTACTGGCAGGACTTAAAGACACCTTATCGTCCAGTTGA
- a CDS encoding glycosyl transferase, with translation MKQAYQALIKALGRGAKGARSLSLKESIFLISGFHTGIGSQAQLAAALMLMRVRGESATEVAGAAIGIKSTTCEQWREVKPTIDWPCYAGKRELLPWLLLAAKVLAAQGERILLHGDPKSLSHRKHIAAFVSDLDIPSVSTADEAKDALDHGGICYVGADSFSPLVAKFRDLHQELGLRSLFQTAIRCINPCNAPISVRSYFHPGLDELHAEIAKLMARHSANQDCDYGLSSLHESVVQERVGVFKGVQGESEVNPRITTELTIVSTHIGENQRREKVSIPTLLEGVIGLNTLTSHIQLESGQASALLADVWLSNPGSDEVCLSGFEQQESTEKLMQIASASVIGTLAMVYLLKGRCEHFSEAEELARTSWSSRHGVLIKPAVHTCAELS, from the coding sequence ATGAAACAAGCATATCAGGCATTGATAAAAGCCTTAGGCCGTGGAGCGAAGGGTGCCAGATCGTTAAGCTTAAAAGAATCAATATTTCTTATCTCAGGTTTTCATACCGGCATAGGGAGCCAGGCACAGCTGGCTGCGGCGTTAATGTTAATGCGGGTTAGGGGTGAGAGTGCGACAGAGGTCGCCGGCGCCGCAATCGGTATCAAGTCTACAACCTGTGAACAGTGGCGTGAAGTTAAACCAACAATAGATTGGCCCTGTTATGCCGGTAAGCGTGAGTTGTTGCCCTGGCTATTGTTGGCGGCCAAAGTGTTGGCCGCTCAAGGTGAGCGGATACTGCTTCATGGCGATCCAAAATCACTGAGTCACCGCAAACATATTGCCGCCTTTGTCTCTGATTTGGATATCCCAAGCGTATCGACAGCGGATGAAGCCAAAGATGCGTTGGACCATGGGGGGATCTGCTATGTCGGTGCTGATAGTTTCTCGCCTCTGGTGGCTAAGTTTCGAGATTTGCATCAAGAACTTGGCTTGCGCAGTCTTTTCCAGACGGCGATACGCTGCATAAATCCGTGTAACGCTCCCATTAGCGTGAGAAGCTACTTTCATCCGGGCCTGGACGAGTTACACGCTGAGATAGCCAAGCTGATGGCCAGACACTCAGCTAATCAAGACTGTGACTACGGGCTAAGTTCTCTACATGAAAGCGTGGTTCAGGAGCGAGTCGGAGTTTTTAAAGGGGTGCAGGGTGAAAGCGAAGTCAATCCAAGGATCACGACTGAGTTGACGATTGTCTCTACTCATATCGGAGAAAATCAGAGGAGGGAGAAAGTTTCAATTCCTACCCTGTTAGAAGGGGTTATCGGGCTCAACACCTTAACTTCACATATTCAGTTGGAGTCAGGGCAAGCCTCCGCACTGCTTGCCGATGTGTGGTTATCGAACCCGGGAAGTGATGAAGTTTGTCTGTCTGGGTTTGAGCAACAAGAGAGCACAGAAAAGCTGATGCAGATAGCAAGTGCGAGTGTGATCGGGACCTTAGCTATGGTGTATCTGCTAAAGGGACGATGTGAGCATTTCAGTGAAGCCGAAGAGTTAGCGAGGACTAGCTGGTCTAGCCGTCATGGTGTTTTGATTAAACCTGCAGTGCATACGTGTGCTGAGCTTTCTTAA